A region from the Saccharomonospora azurea NA-128 genome encodes:
- a CDS encoding ribbon-helix-helix protein, CopG family: protein MAMNLRLRPETEEALREEARRSGRSQQEIVRAAVDNYLASVPEQPARGTDPLLTTGKVHPPRRPYRRVTPTNHLPEGVRRSLDLLDREDRF from the coding sequence ATGGCGATGAACCTGAGACTTCGACCCGAGACGGAGGAAGCACTCCGTGAAGAGGCGCGCCGTTCGGGGCGGTCCCAACAGGAGATCGTGCGTGCTGCCGTGGACAACTACCTCGCCTCGGTTCCGGAACAACCCGCGCGTGGAACCGATCCCCTGCTGACCACCGGAAAGGTTCATCCCCCACGCAGGCCATATCGCCGGGTGACCCCAACGAACCACCTTCCCGAGGGAGTCCGTCGCAGCCTGGATCTCCTGGATCGGGAAGACCGTTTCTGA
- a CDS encoding (2Fe-2S)-binding protein yields MEITVTVNGQPYTRDVEPRLLLVHFLRDELGLTGTHWGCDTSNCGACAVLMDGMPVKSCTVLAVMADRHEIRTVEGLETSAGLDPVQEGFRAEHGLQCGFCTPGMMMTARWLLDRNPTPSEEEIREALSGQLCRCTGYENIVRSVRWAAEHEAAAHAVSDAIPDQRAETSAPRTRPGSEVQA; encoded by the coding sequence ATGGAGATCACCGTCACCGTCAACGGCCAGCCGTACACGCGCGACGTGGAACCAAGGCTGCTGCTCGTGCACTTCCTGCGCGACGAACTGGGACTCACGGGCACGCACTGGGGCTGCGACACGTCGAACTGCGGCGCGTGCGCGGTGCTCATGGACGGCATGCCCGTGAAGTCGTGCACCGTGCTGGCGGTGATGGCCGACCGGCACGAGATCCGCACCGTCGAGGGCCTGGAGACCTCGGCCGGGCTGGACCCGGTGCAGGAGGGGTTCCGGGCCGAACACGGGCTTCAGTGCGGGTTCTGCACGCCCGGGATGATGATGACCGCCCGCTGGCTGCTCGACCGCAACCCGACGCCGTCGGAGGAGGAGATCCGCGAGGCGTTGTCCGGACAGCTGTGCCGCTGCACGGGCTACGAGAACATCGTGCGTTCCGTGCGCTGGGCCGCCGAGCACGAGGCCGCCGCCCACGCCGTCTCCGACGCGATTCCCGATCAGAGGGCCGAGACGTCCGCGCCGCGGACCCGGCCGGGCTCGGAGGTGCAGGCATGA
- a CDS encoding GtrA family protein, producing MSRRAELGRFATVGALTFVVDNAVWYLLKLTVLVEHPTTAKGVGILVATIVSYVLNREWSFRERGGRQRPHEAALFFAVSAAALVVNVTPLYLSRYVVGLQRPHVDLLTQEVADFVSGSVLGVALAMVWRFWAFRRWVFPSAVPAGSPAPDTPQGASRP from the coding sequence GTGTCGAGGAGGGCCGAGCTCGGCCGGTTCGCCACGGTGGGGGCGTTGACGTTCGTCGTGGACAACGCCGTCTGGTACCTGCTGAAACTCACGGTGCTGGTGGAGCACCCGACGACGGCCAAGGGCGTCGGGATTCTCGTGGCGACGATCGTGTCGTACGTCCTGAACCGCGAGTGGTCGTTCCGGGAACGCGGCGGTCGGCAGCGTCCCCACGAGGCGGCGTTGTTCTTCGCCGTCAGCGCGGCGGCGCTCGTCGTCAACGTGACTCCGCTGTACCTGTCGCGTTACGTCGTCGGCCTGCAACGCCCCCATGTCGATCTGCTGACGCAGGAGGTGGCCGACTTCGTCAGCGGTTCGGTGCTGGGGGTGGCGTTGGCGATGGTGTGGCGGTTCTGGGCGTTCCGCCGCTGGGTCTTCCCGAGTGCCGTGCCGGCGGGCTCGCCGGCCCCGGATACGCCACAAGGGGCGTCTCGGCCATGA
- a CDS encoding LysR family transcriptional regulator, giving the protein MTLGQLSAFVLVARLGSVTGAARALGVTEPAVSQALAALRQHHGDRLLVRSAQGMTLTPAGRRLLPIASRMVELGADADAAVRQASGAPEPLRVAVTSTVAEFVIGPLLEAFGTRSGDTVDVSSGLATTEQMGVLVSHRLADAALGPALTGPEVDSVPVFRCALVAVGAPDRRVQGDPASWPWSVGPSGADPDSDVARLLRQLRVPDTRIQVYPNETSAWSAAAGGAGVSVAVEHLVAPLLRRRELAVLPTSATPAPVCWHLTTPARQRCSAAAASLRYFLGTPAAMQLMRSPDRGVPPSRFRPPVHVTIWS; this is encoded by the coding sequence ATGACACTCGGTCAGCTCAGCGCCTTCGTCCTCGTCGCACGACTGGGCTCGGTGACCGGCGCCGCGCGGGCGCTCGGGGTCACCGAACCCGCGGTGTCGCAGGCCCTGGCGGCGCTGCGCCAGCATCACGGCGACCGCCTCCTGGTGCGGTCGGCCCAGGGCATGACGCTCACCCCCGCGGGACGTCGGCTGCTGCCGATCGCGTCGCGCATGGTGGAGCTGGGTGCCGACGCCGACGCGGCCGTGCGACAGGCGAGTGGAGCGCCGGAACCCCTGCGCGTGGCGGTGACGAGCACGGTCGCCGAGTTCGTGATCGGTCCGCTGCTGGAGGCGTTCGGCACGCGCAGCGGCGACACCGTCGACGTCTCGTCGGGCCTGGCCACCACCGAACAGATGGGTGTGCTGGTGAGCCACCGGCTCGCCGACGCCGCGCTCGGCCCGGCGCTGACGGGACCGGAGGTGGACAGCGTCCCCGTGTTCCGCTGCGCGCTCGTGGCGGTCGGCGCCCCGGACCGGCGAGTACAGGGCGATCCGGCGAGTTGGCCCTGGTCGGTGGGTCCGTCGGGCGCGGACCCGGACAGCGACGTGGCCCGGCTGCTGCGGCAGCTGCGGGTTCCGGACACGCGCATCCAGGTGTATCCCAACGAAACCAGTGCGTGGTCGGCCGCGGCGGGCGGCGCGGGCGTGTCGGTGGCCGTGGAACACCTGGTGGCGCCGCTGTTGCGTCGGCGGGAGCTCGCCGTGCTGCCCACCTCGGCCACGCCCGCGCCGGTGTGCTGGCACCTCACCACACCGGCCCGGCAGCGGTGCTCGGCTGCCGCCGCGTCACTGCGCTACTTCCTCGGCACTCCCGCGGCCATGCAGCTCATGCGCTCGCCGGACCGTGGTGTGCCACCGTCGCGCTTCCGCCCGCCGGTGCACGTGACGATCTGGTCGTGA
- a CDS encoding NADP-dependent isocitrate dehydrogenase, which produces MAKIKVEGTVVELDGDEMTRIIWKFIKDKLIHPYLDVNLEYYDLGIEERDRTDDQITVDAANAIKKHGVGVKCATITPDEARVEEFGLKKMWRSPNGTIRNILGGVVFREPIIISNVPRLVPGWTKPIIIGRHAHGDQYKASDFKVPGPGTVTITYTPEDGSEPMELEVANFPEGGGVAMGMYNYRKSIEDFARASLQYGLDRGMPVYMSTKNTILKAYDGMFKDVFAEIFANEFKADFDAKGLTYEHRLIDDMVAASLKWEGGYVWACKNYDGDVQSDTVAQGFGSLGLMTSVLRTPDGRTVEAEAAHGTVTRHYRQHQQGKPTSTNPIASIFAWTRGLEHRGKLDNNSELVGFANTLEKVVIETVESGKMTKDLALLVGGDTPYQTTEEFLATLDRNLADKVAQG; this is translated from the coding sequence ATGGCCAAGATCAAGGTCGAGGGCACCGTCGTCGAACTCGACGGCGATGAGATGACCCGCATCATCTGGAAGTTCATCAAGGACAAGCTCATCCACCCGTACCTCGACGTCAACCTCGAGTACTACGACCTCGGCATCGAGGAGCGGGACCGCACGGACGACCAGATCACGGTCGACGCGGCGAACGCGATCAAGAAGCACGGGGTGGGCGTCAAGTGCGCCACCATCACCCCCGACGAGGCCCGCGTCGAGGAGTTCGGCCTCAAGAAGATGTGGCGGAGCCCCAACGGCACGATCCGCAACATCCTCGGCGGTGTCGTGTTCCGCGAGCCGATCATCATCTCGAACGTACCCCGGCTCGTACCCGGCTGGACGAAGCCGATCATCATCGGCCGTCACGCGCACGGTGACCAGTACAAGGCCAGCGACTTCAAGGTCCCCGGCCCCGGCACGGTCACCATCACCTACACGCCCGAGGACGGCTCCGAGCCCATGGAGCTGGAGGTCGCGAACTTCCCCGAGGGCGGCGGTGTCGCCATGGGCATGTACAACTACCGGAAGTCGATCGAGGACTTCGCGCGCGCGTCGCTGCAGTACGGCCTCGACCGCGGCATGCCGGTGTACATGTCGACGAAGAACACCATCCTCAAGGCCTACGACGGCATGTTCAAGGACGTCTTCGCCGAAATCTTCGCCAACGAGTTCAAGGCCGACTTCGACGCCAAGGGCCTGACCTACGAGCACCGGCTCATCGACGACATGGTGGCGGCCTCCCTCAAGTGGGAGGGCGGCTACGTGTGGGCCTGCAAGAACTACGACGGTGACGTGCAGTCCGACACCGTGGCGCAGGGCTTCGGCTCGCTGGGCCTCATGACCTCGGTGCTGCGCACGCCGGACGGCCGCACGGTGGAGGCGGAGGCCGCGCACGGCACGGTGACCCGCCACTACCGCCAGCACCAGCAGGGCAAGCCCACCTCCACCAACCCGATCGCGTCGATCTTCGCGTGGACGCGCGGGCTGGAGCACCGCGGCAAGCTCGACAACAACTCCGAGCTGGTCGGCTTCGCCAACACGCTGGAGAAGGTCGTCATCGAGACCGTCGAGAGCGGCAAGATGACCAAGGACCTCGCGCTGCTGGTCGGCGGCGACACGCCGTACCAGACCACCGAGGAGTTCCTCGCGACGCTGGACCGCAACCTGGCCGACAAGGTCGCCCAGGGCTGA
- a CDS encoding MFS transporter: MPIALLALAIGAFGIGTTEFVMMGVLPEIAGDLGISIPAAGNFITAYALGVVVGAPLLTAVAVRLSRKTMLLAMMGVFTLSNALFAFSPNPTTGMLFRFLAGLPHGAFFGAGAVVAATLAGPKRRAKAVSMMFLGLTLANVIGVPGGTFLGQQFGWRATFGVVALIGVVALAAIAKLVPHQHQTTNTSLRGELGAFRKPQVWFALAIVTFGLGGGFASLSYVSPVLTDVSGYDPTSVTLLLSLAGLGMTVGNVLGGRLADRFPLPGLYGAMTALAVVLLAFTVTADSKIGAAVTLFLVGMTSFMVGPMMQARIMEKAGGAQSMVSAAVQSAFNIANSIGAYLGGLAIAGGFGLVSPNVVGAVLAVVGLTLTIASSIYDRKRTPDPAPVVEIGAETGEDDSTVDAVDAVDAEPALPAQDRPEPVPA; the protein is encoded by the coding sequence GTGCCCATCGCGCTGCTCGCGCTCGCGATCGGTGCCTTCGGCATCGGTACCACCGAATTCGTCATGATGGGTGTGCTGCCCGAGATCGCGGGCGACCTCGGCATCTCCATCCCCGCCGCCGGCAACTTCATCACCGCGTACGCCCTGGGCGTCGTGGTCGGCGCACCGCTGCTCACCGCCGTCGCGGTGCGGCTGTCGCGCAAGACGATGCTGCTGGCGATGATGGGTGTGTTCACCCTCAGCAACGCCCTGTTCGCCTTCTCCCCCAACCCCACGACGGGCATGCTGTTCCGATTCCTCGCCGGCCTCCCCCACGGCGCGTTCTTCGGAGCGGGAGCCGTCGTCGCGGCCACCCTCGCCGGCCCCAAGCGCAGGGCCAAGGCCGTGTCGATGATGTTCCTCGGCCTGACGTTGGCCAACGTCATCGGCGTGCCGGGCGGCACCTTCCTCGGCCAGCAGTTCGGCTGGCGGGCCACGTTCGGCGTCGTCGCACTGATCGGTGTCGTGGCACTCGCCGCGATCGCCAAGCTGGTCCCCCACCAGCACCAGACGACCAACACCTCCCTGCGCGGCGAACTCGGCGCGTTCCGCAAGCCCCAGGTGTGGTTCGCGCTCGCGATCGTCACGTTCGGCCTCGGCGGCGGGTTCGCCAGCCTGAGCTACGTCTCCCCCGTGCTCACGGACGTGTCGGGCTACGACCCCACCAGCGTCACGCTCCTGCTGTCGCTGGCGGGTCTCGGCATGACCGTGGGCAACGTGCTCGGTGGCCGGCTCGCCGACCGCTTCCCCCTGCCCGGCCTGTACGGCGCGATGACCGCCCTGGCCGTCGTGCTCCTCGCGTTCACCGTCACGGCGGACAGCAAGATCGGCGCCGCCGTCACGCTGTTCCTCGTCGGCATGACCTCGTTCATGGTCGGCCCGATGATGCAGGCCCGGATCATGGAGAAGGCCGGTGGCGCGCAGTCGATGGTGTCCGCCGCCGTGCAGTCGGCGTTCAACATCGCCAACTCGATCGGCGCCTACCTCGGAGGCCTCGCCATCGCCGGTGGCTTCGGCCTCGTCTCCCCGAACGTGGTGGGTGCCGTGCTCGCCGTCGTCGGCCTCACGCTGACGATCGCGTCCAGCATCTACGACCGCAAGCGGACCCCCGATCCCGCGCCCGTGGTCGAGATCGGCGCCGAGACCGGCGAGGACGACAGCACGGTCGACGCGGTCGACGCGGTCGACGCCGAGCCCGCGCTCCCCGCGCAGGACCGACCCGAACCCGTCCCGGCGTGA
- a CDS encoding DUF1918 domain-containing protein, translated as MQASVGDKILVHGRTVGAAEQEGEILEVRGEHGEPPYLVRFSDGHEGLMFPGPDCEVVAHAE; from the coding sequence ATGCAGGCATCCGTGGGAGACAAGATCCTCGTCCACGGCCGGACAGTGGGCGCGGCCGAGCAGGAGGGCGAGATCCTCGAAGTGCGTGGGGAACACGGTGAGCCGCCCTACCTGGTGCGGTTCTCCGACGGCCATGAGGGGCTGATGTTCCCCGGCCCCGACTGTGAAGTCGTGGCCCACGCCGAGTGA
- a CDS encoding DUF3017 domain-containing protein, giving the protein MSIAVETRKPRKASAVLEYVPFAVVLALVAFGLLRIAMYHWREGAVLIGGALLVAAVLRAALAHRNLALLTIRTRTVDVLSYAGLGLVILFVALTITGGPLR; this is encoded by the coding sequence GTGAGTATCGCCGTGGAGACCCGCAAACCCCGCAAGGCGAGCGCGGTGCTGGAGTACGTGCCGTTCGCCGTCGTCCTCGCGCTCGTCGCGTTCGGCCTGCTGCGCATCGCGATGTACCACTGGCGCGAGGGCGCGGTGCTGATCGGTGGAGCGTTGCTCGTGGCCGCGGTGCTGCGGGCGGCCCTCGCGCACCGCAACCTGGCGTTGCTGACCATCCGCACGCGCACCGTCGACGTGCTGAGTTACGCGGGCCTGGGGCTGGTGATCCTCTTCGTCGCGCTGACGATCACCGGCGGCCCGCTGCGTTGA
- a CDS encoding FAD binding domain-containing protein, translating to MQVPAQFQYEKATSVEHALALLDAYGDDSMVVAGGHSLIPMMKLRLAQPETLIDINDVHELSRIGVDRDSVTIGALVRHAELLDSPVIGEHFPILHDAERVIADPAVRNRGTVGGSLCQADPSEDLAAVFVALDGVALIRGLDGDRVVPVRQFFTGPYSTVLDEGELLVGVRVPIRSSASAYLKVERRSGDWAVASAGAALRLDDGHIAWVGLGLTAVGAPSFGAPEAEEYLLGGPATDDRFEEAGTIAAEHCSPVADQRGPADYKRHLAATLTTRVLRKAAGRWRGHGNHEES from the coding sequence ATGCAGGTGCCCGCGCAGTTCCAGTACGAGAAGGCGACGAGTGTCGAGCACGCGCTCGCCCTGCTCGACGCCTACGGCGACGACAGCATGGTGGTGGCCGGAGGTCACTCGCTGATCCCCATGATGAAGCTGCGGCTCGCGCAACCCGAGACGTTGATCGACATCAACGACGTCCACGAGCTGTCCCGCATCGGGGTCGACCGGGACTCGGTGACCATCGGGGCGCTCGTCCGGCACGCGGAGCTCCTCGACTCGCCCGTGATCGGGGAGCACTTCCCGATCCTGCACGACGCCGAGCGCGTCATCGCCGACCCGGCCGTGCGCAACCGCGGCACGGTGGGCGGCTCGCTGTGCCAGGCCGACCCCTCGGAGGACCTCGCCGCCGTGTTCGTCGCCCTCGACGGGGTGGCACTGATCCGGGGCCTGGACGGCGACCGGGTGGTGCCGGTGCGGCAGTTCTTCACCGGCCCGTACTCCACGGTGCTCGACGAGGGCGAGTTGCTGGTGGGCGTGCGCGTGCCGATCCGCTCGTCCGCGTCGGCGTACCTGAAGGTGGAGCGCCGCTCGGGGGACTGGGCCGTGGCGTCGGCGGGAGCGGCGTTGCGGCTCGACGACGGGCACATCGCGTGGGTCGGCCTCGGGTTGACCGCCGTCGGCGCGCCGTCCTTCGGAGCCCCGGAAGCCGAGGAATACCTCCTCGGCGGTCCCGCCACCGACGACCGCTTCGAGGAGGCGGGCACCATCGCGGCCGAACACTGCTCCCCGGTGGCCGACCAGCGCGGCCCCGCCGACTACAAGCGTCACCTCGCCGCCACGCTCACCACGCGTGTGCTGCGCAAGGCCGCCGGCCGCTGGCGCGGCCACGGCAACCACGAGGAGTCGTGA
- a CDS encoding DMT family transporter, whose product MIAVVAGVGMAAQSRINGELGRRLDDAVLAAVISFGSGLVLLVAAALVSARMRAGLGRARAALRTRALRPWHFLGGLAGATYVLGQSVTVVLIGVAMFTVGVVAGQTVSSLAVDRFGLGPAGARAITWPRVLGAALMVVAVGIGVGGAFLDAEADRVWVLVLPMVAGVGMAVQQAFNGRVGEVAGSPFTATLVNFTAGTAALVVLWGVSLATSARSLPEELPAEPVLYLGGVVGVVFIAVASVLVAWTGVLLFGLASVTGQLLGSVVLDLVVPATEGAISPATLIGCGVALVAVVVATVGGRRGGGGSLEESAP is encoded by the coding sequence ATGATCGCCGTCGTCGCGGGCGTCGGCATGGCGGCGCAGAGCCGGATCAACGGCGAGCTCGGCCGTCGACTCGATGACGCAGTCCTCGCCGCGGTGATCTCCTTCGGCAGCGGACTCGTGCTGCTCGTCGCCGCCGCCCTGGTCTCGGCGCGGATGCGTGCGGGTTTGGGCCGGGCGCGGGCCGCGCTGCGCACCCGTGCCCTGCGGCCGTGGCATTTCCTCGGCGGCCTCGCGGGCGCCACGTACGTGCTCGGCCAGTCCGTGACGGTGGTGCTGATCGGTGTCGCCATGTTCACGGTCGGCGTCGTGGCGGGTCAGACCGTGAGCAGTCTCGCGGTGGACCGGTTCGGGCTGGGGCCCGCGGGGGCGCGCGCGATCACCTGGCCTCGGGTGCTGGGGGCGGCGCTGATGGTGGTGGCGGTGGGCATCGGCGTGGGCGGTGCGTTCCTCGACGCCGAGGCCGACCGCGTGTGGGTGCTGGTGCTGCCCATGGTCGCGGGGGTGGGCATGGCGGTGCAGCAGGCCTTCAACGGTCGGGTGGGGGAGGTTGCCGGCAGTCCGTTCACCGCGACGCTGGTGAACTTCACGGCCGGGACCGCGGCGCTCGTGGTGCTGTGGGGCGTGTCGCTGGCGACGTCTGCGCGCTCGCTGCCGGAGGAGCTGCCGGCCGAGCCGGTGCTGTACCTGGGCGGGGTGGTGGGCGTGGTGTTCATCGCGGTGGCGTCGGTGCTGGTGGCGTGGACCGGCGTGCTGCTGTTCGGCCTCGCCTCGGTGACGGGACAGCTTCTGGGGTCGGTGGTGCTCGACCTCGTGGTTCCGGCGACGGAGGGTGCCATCAGCCCGGCGACCCTGATCGGTTGTGGGGTGGCGCTCGTCGCCGTGGTGGTCGCGACCGTGGGCGGTCGACGCGGCGGCGGGGGCTCTTTGGAAGAATCGGCGCCGTGA
- a CDS encoding PIN domain-containing protein, translating to MRVYLDTSALLKRIFVEPESDALVEAIDHWHADRCLLVASSLAWVEVARAIRFRYDAPYGDVENHVDDALAGVAEHPIGPEVVGLARRIGPAALRSLDALHLASALLLDADVLVTYDDRLREACRDAGLRALSPVTGP from the coding sequence ATGCGCGTCTATCTCGACACCAGCGCACTGCTCAAACGGATCTTCGTAGAGCCGGAGTCCGACGCCCTCGTGGAGGCGATCGACCACTGGCACGCCGATCGGTGCCTCCTGGTCGCGTCGTCACTGGCCTGGGTCGAGGTCGCCCGGGCGATCCGCTTCCGGTACGACGCGCCGTACGGGGACGTCGAGAACCACGTCGACGACGCTCTCGCCGGAGTCGCCGAGCATCCGATCGGTCCCGAGGTCGTCGGACTCGCTCGCCGAATCGGGCCCGCGGCGCTTCGCTCGCTCGACGCACTCCACCTCGCCTCGGCACTTCTGCTCGACGCGGACGTCCTGGTCACCTACGACGACCGGTTGCGCGAGGCGTGCCGAGACGCCGGACTGCGCGCGTTGTCACCAGTCACCGGACCATAG
- a CDS encoding GyrI-like domain-containing protein, translating into MTTADKIDFKRELDCYRAPRGRFRVVDVPELRYLMIDGHGDPNTSPAYVDAIEALYPLAYRLKFASKRAGRDHVVMPLEGLWWADDMDAFTSARDKSRWHWTLMIMVPDWIDRETFAEAVDQVAATRSPRRLSEVRLDTLSEGRCVQTLHVGSYDDEADVLARMHHEFIPAHGFALTGRHHEIYLSDARRVAPEKLRTILRQPVVPAT; encoded by the coding sequence ATGACCACCGCAGACAAGATCGACTTCAAGCGCGAGCTCGACTGCTACCGGGCCCCGCGAGGGCGGTTCCGCGTCGTCGACGTGCCCGAGCTGCGTTACCTGATGATCGACGGACACGGTGATCCGAACACCTCGCCGGCCTACGTGGACGCGATCGAGGCGCTCTACCCGCTGGCCTACCGGCTGAAGTTCGCGAGCAAGCGAGCCGGGCGCGACCACGTCGTCATGCCCCTGGAAGGGCTGTGGTGGGCCGACGACATGGACGCGTTCACCAGCGCCCGCGACAAGTCACGCTGGCACTGGACGCTCATGATCATGGTTCCGGACTGGATCGACCGGGAGACGTTCGCCGAGGCGGTCGACCAGGTCGCGGCCACCAGGAGTCCACGGCGGCTGTCGGAGGTCCGGCTCGACACGTTGTCGGAGGGGCGCTGCGTCCAGACACTGCACGTCGGCTCCTACGACGACGAGGCCGACGTGCTCGCCCGCATGCACCACGAGTTCATCCCGGCCCACGGATTCGCGCTGACCGGACGGCACCACGAGATCTACCTCAGCGACGCCCGCAGGGTCGCGCCCGAGAAGCTCCGGACCATCCTGCGGCAACCGGTCGTCCCGGCGACGTGA
- a CDS encoding bifunctional methylenetetrahydrofolate dehydrogenase/methenyltetrahydrofolate cyclohydrolase: MTATILDGRATKDAIFEELAPRVSALTEQGRTPGLATVLVGDDPGSHAYVKMKHADCAKVGINSIRRDLPADITQSDLHAVIDDLNADPACSGYIVQLPLPKHLDEGAALDRIDPAKDADGLAPLSLGRLVLNEPGFLPCTPLGIIELLRRHDVPLRGAQVTVVGRGITVGRTLGLLLTRRDVNATVTLCHTGTRDLAAEVRRADVVVAAAGSPGLITPDLIKPGAAVLDVGVSRVDGKLTGDVAPGVEEVAGFVAPNPGGVGPMTRAMLVSNVVEAAERAARS, translated from the coding sequence GTGACGGCGACGATTCTCGACGGCAGGGCGACCAAGGACGCGATCTTCGAGGAGCTGGCACCGCGGGTGTCCGCCCTCACCGAGCAGGGACGCACGCCCGGTCTGGCGACCGTGCTCGTCGGGGACGACCCCGGCTCCCACGCGTACGTGAAGATGAAGCACGCCGACTGCGCGAAGGTCGGGATCAACTCGATCCGCCGGGATCTGCCCGCCGACATCACGCAGAGCGACCTGCACGCCGTCATCGACGACCTGAACGCCGACCCCGCGTGCAGCGGCTACATCGTGCAGCTGCCGTTGCCGAAGCACCTGGACGAGGGCGCCGCGCTCGACCGCATCGACCCGGCCAAGGACGCCGACGGGCTCGCGCCGCTCAGCCTGGGCAGGCTCGTGCTGAACGAGCCGGGCTTCCTGCCGTGCACGCCGCTGGGGATCATCGAGTTGCTGCGCCGCCACGACGTGCCGTTGCGGGGCGCGCAGGTGACCGTCGTCGGCCGCGGCATCACCGTGGGCCGGACGCTGGGCCTGCTGCTGACCCGCCGCGACGTGAACGCCACCGTGACGTTGTGCCACACGGGGACGCGGGACCTCGCGGCCGAGGTGCGGCGGGCGGACGTCGTCGTGGCGGCGGCCGGATCGCCGGGCCTCATCACACCCGACCTGATCAAGCCTGGAGCCGCCGTGCTCGACGTGGGTGTGTCCCGGGTCGACGGCAAGCTCACCGGCGACGTGGCGCCTGGTGTCGAGGAGGTCGCGGGCTTCGTCGCCCCGAACCCCGGCGGTGTGGGTCCGATGACGCGAGCGATGTTGGTGTCGAACGTCGTCGAGGCCGCCGAGCGCGCCGCCCGGTCGTGA